A window from Megalobrama amblycephala isolate DHTTF-2021 linkage group LG9, ASM1881202v1, whole genome shotgun sequence encodes these proteins:
- the si:ch211-57n23.1 gene encoding uncharacterized protein si:ch211-57n23.1 has translation MLLLQNRMRRTCLSWCLFLLFVWYPAGGVVTELELEDWGSGLHELLNSFPADSPFLREMPGRPANCTQRFWLPPSSPVCWDDIAGPEEFEKSRLLVLQNRAALQAVSRSSGLEEGGASYDQQAREDVQGVRADHLVVTQTADTMQKVFMDLDEKRKEGKEHYGFLSLKEQIEITKDSIANREQVAALLEKHLANLERSLNTMQLRLAKLLPY, from the exons ATGCTGTTGCTCCAGAACAGAATGAGACGGACGTGTTTGTCCTGGTGCCTTTTCCTGCTGTTTGTCTGGTACCCGGCGGGTGGTGTAGTGACTGAACTTGAGCTGGAGGACTGGGGTTCTGGATTACACGAGCTCCTGAACAGCTTTCCAGCAGATAGTCCTTTTCTCAGAGAGATGCCCGGCAGGCCGGCCAACTGTACTCAGCGCTTCTGGCTGCCTCCGTCCTCCCCTGTGTGCTGGGATGATATAGCGGGCCCAGAGGAGTTTGAGAAGTCACGCCTCCTCGTGCTGCAGAACAGGGCGGCACTGCAGGCTGTGTCCAGATCTAGTGGTCTCGAGGAAGGAGGGGCGTCCTATGATCAACAGGCCAGGGAGGATGTGCAGGGCGTCCGGGCTGACCATCTCGTCGTGACTCAGACTGCCGATACAATGCAGAAGGTGTTCATGGATTTGGATGAGAAGAGGAAGGAGGGGAAAGAGCATTATGGCTTCCTAAG tcTGAAGGAGCAAATTGAAATCACGAAAGACTCCATTGCGAACAGGGAGCAAGTAGCAGCACTTCTGGAGAAACACCTTGCCAACCTGGAGAGGTCTTTGAACACGATGCAACTTCGACTGGCCAAACTACTACCCTACTAA
- the crtc2 gene encoding CREB-regulated transcription coactivator 2 — MHLSGAGLGEIGHGQGPGAGPAPGSCNPRKFSEKIALHNQRQAEDTAAFREVMMDITSIRVQAERVRQTRDVVPYYGGSLPNVNQISRCSTEAQYPSYLTQQLLEADEEYRDVQPSPLGRPHRRHFESAPYLSTHLSPPRGPNWRRNWSNCSATEKSQMVRLPLTALNRTNSDSALHTSVRNTQLHGHPKSGQTLNPQTKHHGFAHPAPLIEENIQEETQSPKLKKFSSMSSSDCETPVIHNFPLPDQQVSSLPVPSALSTCGSLPDLSSLHLPSPLPSGQDHSGADHLNNDSMHPDLMADFNLPGLSSSLQASLSNPLLQSSLSNPNIQTCLSSHSLPSSLSSTSLRLSLSNSSLQSSLSNQSLQSSLSSSSLSNQSIQSSASRCSHSSGIGGSPSCSSSSLSGSPRVTGLAHATTSRKRAQLSPLIVPSGGESRWQHAKQFSPTVSPTMSSISQGAPLLNPNKVLKETKPPAYPCTQHFRSAPPLSHQPLRQYFQPEVQDQSIPEMEQWIQNDHQPQHQQTHSHTQQHHNHKHSRHLQHHSQLHAKYQQQLLHHSQTHQPHVLQQAITQQQQQQHHHQQQQQLYAQLQHHQMSEEQWQLPCQQGQYQGQQLHQPMSFPSSGQEKNWNRMQGPHGLQVKRRHCMQMQAEAKPQSKVAVHETQGEGLKVPHCKESEVDGANPGLEDKGFELNKESYVGLHLTPSQAKALSQQLGVLQKEPLGGGRVSELNCEAPESREQQNQSCSAGETQNVFNINLSDPSSWLDQDISGLPDSVLEFDLDTFGLDSNLGWP; from the exons ATGCATCTATCAGGCGCTGGGCTTGGGGAAATAGGACACGGACAGGGGCCCGGAGCCGGACCAGCGCCAGGAAGCTGCAATCCGCGGAAATTCAGCGAGAAAATCGCTTTACACAATCAGCGACAGGCTGAAGACACAGCCGCTTTCCGAGAGGTTATGATGGACATTACTTCCATCAGG GTTCAGGCTGAGAGAGTTCGGCAAACCAGAGACGTGGTCCCGTACTATGGAGGATCACTGCCAAATGTCAATCAGATCTCAAGATGCTCCACAGAGGCCCAG TACCCGAGTTATCTCACACAGCAGCTCCTAGAGGCAGATGAAGAGTACAGAGACGTCCAGCCTAGTCCTCTTGGCAGGCCGCACAGGAGACAT TTTGAAAGTGCTCCCTATCTCTCTACCCACCTCTCTCCTCCTCGAGGTCCTAACTGGAGAAG AAACTGGTCCAATTGTTCTGCCACTGAGAAGAGCCAGATGGTCCGTCTCCCTCTGACAGCTCTAAATAG AACCAACTCTGACTCGGCCCTCCACACCAGTGTGCGAAACACACAATTACATGGCCATCCGAAATCTGGCCAAACCCTGAACCCTCAAACCAAACACCATG GATTTGCGCATCCTGCACCACTAATTGAAGAAAATATTCAAGAGGAGACACAATCTCCCAAACTAAAGAAG TTTTCCTCAATGTCATCATCAGATTGTGAAACGCCTGTTATTCA CAACTTCCCATTGCCTGATCAGCAGGTATCTTCCCTCCCTGTCCCATCGGCCCTCAGTACGTGTGGCTCTCTTCCAGACCTCTCCAGCCTGCACCTGCCTTCTCCTCTTCCTTCAGGCCAGGACCACAGCGGTGCGGATCACCTGAACAACGATTCCATGCACCCTGACCTTATGGCTGACTTTAACTTGCCAG GTCTGTCCTCATCTCTTCAGGCGTCTTTAAGTAATCCGTTGCTCCAGTCTTCACTCAGCAATCCCAACATCCAGACCTGTCTCAGCAGCCACTCCCTGCCCAGCTCTCTGAGCTCCACTTCCTTGCGCCTGTCACTTAGCAACTCTTCCCTGCAGTCATCGCTCAGCAACCAGTCCCTGCAGTCCTCTCTTAGTAGCTCTTCACTGAGTAACCAGTCCATCCAGTCATCTGCCAGCCGCTGCAGTCACAGCAGTGGAATTGGCGGATCTCCCTCTtgctcctcttcctctctctctggTTCACCACGTGTGACTGGCCTCGCCCATGCCACCACATCACGGAAGAGAGCCCAGCTCAGCCCACTCATTGTGCCCAGTGGTGGAGAGTCCCGCTGGCAGCATGCAAAGCAGTTTTCACCCACAGTGTCTCCAACCATGTCTTCAATATCACAG GGTGCTCCTCTTCTCAACCCCAACAAAGTTCTGAAGGAGACAAAGCCACCAGCATATCCCTGCACTCAGCACTTCCGATCTGCTCCTCCGCTGTCCCATCAGCCACTGCGGCAATATTTCCAACCAGAGGTGCAGGATCAGTCTATCCCAGAGATGGAACAGTGGATCCAAAATGATCACCAGCCACAACATCAACAAACACACAGTCACACGCAACAACATCACAATCACAAACACAGTCGGCACCTGCAGCATCATTCACAACTGCACGCTAAATATCAACAGCAGTTACTGCATCATTCCCAGACTCACCAACCACATGTACTGCAGCAAGCGATTAcccagcagcagcaacaacaacatcatcatcagcagcagcagcagctgtaCGCACAATTGCAACATCACCAGATGTCTGAGGAGCAGTGGCAGTTGCCATGCCAGCAGGGCCAATATCAAGGTCAACAGCTACATCAACCTATGTCTTTCCCCTCTTCGGGTCAGGAGAAAAACTGGAATCGTATGCAAGGCCCACACGGCTTGCAGGTGAAACGTAGACACTGTATGCAGATGCAGGCAGAAGCAAAACCACAATCTAAAGTCGCTGTCCACGAGACTCAAGGAGAGGGACTGAAAGTCCCTCATTGTAAGGAAAGTGAAGTAGATGGAGCAAATCCAGGTTTGGAGGATAAAGGTTTTGAACTGAACAAG GAATCATATGTCGGCTTACATCTTACCCCTAGCCAAGCAAAAGCCCTTTCCCAGCAG CTTGGAGTACTTCAGAAGGAGCCTCTAGGTGGCGGTAGAGTGTCAGAGCTTAACTGTGAAGCTCCAGAAAGCAGGGAACAGCAGAACCAAAGCTGCAGTGCTGGAGAGACacaaaatgttttcaacatcaaCTTATCTG ACCCGTCATCCTGGCTGGACCAGGACATATCAGGTCTGCCGGACTCCGTCCTGGAATTTGACCTAGACACTTTTGGCCTGGACAGTAACTTGGGTTGGCCATGA
- the chrac1 gene encoding chromatin accessibility complex protein 1, producing MSERNMEEKAEQATNSKNISLPMSRVRLIMKSSPDVSCINQDALFLTTKATELFVQYLALSSYKNGSGRETNTLSYSDLANAAEETETFQFLTDILPKKILARDYLKSLEEMEKDDDNL from the exons ATGTCTGAAAGAAACATGGAGGAGAAAGCTGAGCAAGCTAcaaatagtaaaaatatatctctGCCTATGTCGAGGGTGCGATTAATCATGAAAAGTTCTCCCGATGTGTCCTGTATTAACCAGGACGCCCTTTTCTTGACAACAAAAGCAACG GAGCTTTTTGTCCAGTACTTGGCTCTTTCCTCATATAAAAATGGTTCCGGTAGAGAGACAAACACACTGTCATACAGTGATCTGGCCAATGCAGCAGAGGAGACagaaacatttcagtttttaactG ATATCCTTCCTAAGAAAATCCTGGCCAGAGATTATCTGAAGTCACTGGAAGAAATGGAAAAAGATGATGACAACCTGTAG